Part of the Henckelia pumila isolate YLH828 chromosome 2, ASM3356847v2, whole genome shotgun sequence genome is shown below.
ACTACGGCAGTTCGAGGCTAAAGATTCTGAATTACTGTCTGGAAAGAGGAAACCTCAGGAGCTTATTGCTCATTCGAAGAAGCCGAAATCTCAGTATGACTACGCGTGCAAAAAACTTGATCTTATCACAGAACCTATGCTATCCCATAATGAAATAGAGGATGATAGTGAAATATTCAGACATGATCAGAGTCCTCCAACTTCACACGGTAAGTTCAATGTTTGCGCTTTTCTGGTGTGCAAGTTTACTCCTTCCAGCACATGGATTGCATCATTTTTCCACACAGGTTTCAACTGGACTCATTGGAAATATAAATTGATCAGCATCTTTCTGTATTGAGCGTGTAGTCGATTAATACGAGGAGGTTTACTGTTTTCGATCCTCTATTTTTTGCCAGTTCCAAGCTAATGATCCTCTATTGTTTGACAGTACCAAGCTAAGCATGTATAGAGATGTATTTGGCTTTGTTTCTGCATACACAACAAAGTTCTGATTGTTATCATCAGCATTTCTAATTTCAGATAATGCGAACAAGGCATCTTCAAAAGCTGTTGATGATGCTAGTGAAGTAACCAGACCAAAGGAAGAACAAGAACTGTTACCGGACGACACAGGACCCCTACTGATTGAAAGAACAAATCCAGCATCATCATCTACCACAAGTGCTTCAGTTTCACCAAAATGCCCGATTGGTAAGAAGTCATATACGTCCCATCAGAGCCGGCTCCTTGATACTCCACTGGAGAATGTGAAAGAAAATTGGGAAAAAGTGATAAAGGAGGAGACACACAATTACTAATGCTACAAGTTTTGTGTATTTGATGAGCATCAACTACCTAGAACCATTAGTTTGGTCGAGCTGTCATTCGGGTATTCGATGCAACATTATTTAAGTGATTTTCTTGTTTGCATCTTGTCAAACTAGTTATAGTTTGGCCTGTCCTGTCAATTTTAAGCTGTTGATGCCAGGATAAACACCAGTTCGCGGCCACGAATGACACCAGATATGTAATTGCTCACAAGTTGCTGAAGTGATATATGTTTCGACGAAGATGGATCAAGGATTATGTTTGCCTAATTTTCTACGTTCAAGTTTTAGGTTCTTTTTATTGTTcatcaaaaactaaaattgattGTTTATAAAAAGTTGAGTAATTATGAACATAAAAAACCTATGAACTCACAAGTTGAATCTCATGTCCATCCTGATTATCCAAGGGTTAGGAAAATCCCAACCCTTAATAATGGCCAGCCTATATAAACTTGTTTTGATCTATTACAATTTAAAATTGTAGTTGTTGAATTAAAAATCGCGTCCGGGGTAGTTGAAGTAAATTTAGATTTTTCGGTAAATTTTAAGTTAGATGAGTATATTCAAAAACATTAATCAAACCGTTGTTGAATTTGTTATAGTCCATTGTCAAATAAACTACGTTTTTTGATATATTCCAAATGAAATGAGTATttctaaatatttaaaaataaagctTTGATTATTTTGTTGCAACGTAATGAACTAATGATATATCTTGACACAGAAACTCATTTGACGACAACTTCTCacgaatcaaaattttaattaattaattttttcactTTAAAGATTGAATCGACCCATATCTTACATGAAACCCTCAACCCTTTTAGAAAATTGCGCCACGTTGAAGTTTTCAAATAGATATTCTCCCGCGCTTTGAGTTTTTGGTTTTCTGCATTGGCAGATCTCGCGGTGGAATTTGGGATTTAGGGTTCAACATTTATCCGCACAGGCGACAACTTTCATCTCCGCAATCTCCCTGTGAGCGAATTCATTCCTCTCTCTCAACGACCAAGAGAGAATTCTTATCATCTGGTCAGATTTCTGCTGCGTTTTCTGATTTGTGTGTATACAGTTTCTTCTCATTCGAAGTCAGACTTCCGAGGTATACTACTTGATCGTGGATTTCGCTTTACTTTTctgttttatattaatttctgctGTGATTTATTATACATTTTCCGGCCGTTTTCGACTGGTTGTAAAATCTGTGAGCAGACGATTTTCTACTGTTTTGCGTTTTTGTTGTTGGAGAGATTGCTATCATTTATCTCAAAATTTCAGCTTGTGACATTCAGCTAAATGGAGTTTTGTGTTTACCAGTCGAGCTAGTTTAGGTGTCACTTTTAGGCCGAAACCTATTGCTTTTACTGTTTGAGGCACAAAAAGCTATTACAAAATACTGAAGAAAATGGTGTTTTAAAAATTGACCGGTTTTGTTTGAATTTCCATAGCAGATTACGGAAGTGACCAAAGAAAAAGAGCAATAAGTCTTAATAAATCGGAAATCAGAAAGGCGTGGCATTTGTCAGGTATTTGAGCTAGATTTTAAGCTCGCACACTTTTGAACACTATTTCAAATTATCTTTATGAGAATAAAGAGATTTAATGGTGTTGTCGATTTAAGTCGAGCATATTAGAGGCCTTTCAACTCCTACTGGTGGACACTAGGTCGAGCATAGTAGAGGGCTTTCAACTCCTAGAAACAATTATAAATAATCAGTGGGTCCAAGACTCTCATGTACTAGATATTCACGGTGTAATCAAGTGAGGGAAACATATGCCCCTTCACATTCTAGCATTACGATAGAGTCTATTGGTTAGGTGATAAATATGCCATCATCTATCCATTTGCATCACTTCTCTTTGGAGCAAACTCTCTTAAAGTCCACATGGAGTCCAAATTAGGCAGTTACTGTTGTGAAATTTAGTTATTAGAATTTTTTGTTATAAACTAAAGAGCAGTATGTGCTGCAGAAGTAGCTACTTTATAGAATTGGAGGTTAATTTTGTCATAGTATTTTGAAGGATTTGCTTTACACATAATTGTCAAAAGCGCGGAAGGGCACGATTTAAGGGCAAAGCCCTTTGCCTGCACTTCAGTGCGATTCACATTGAAACGCGCTTTGGAGAAAAACATAAAATGTGATTTCTCTTCTGTTTACCATAAAAAAAGAGCTGGAAAACCCAAACATGCCCTCACATTTTAATAGTTGATATttaaaagatgaagatgatgataatTTCAATATTTGATATCTCCTGTTTCATATTTTAAgaaaaatgaatttattttaattttttagaatatttatttattgcgTTTTACTTCCGAAGCATGCACTTGCTTTGCACTTAAAGCCCCAGGACACTTGAGCTCTTTAATGCGCCTTGCGCTTTTGAAAACTTTGGTTTATATTGTTTTTCGACAAGAAATCCATCAATCTAGCTCTAAATGATTTTGGAATCGATTGGTAGGaatacatattttttatttttgcttcAGTCTGATGCAGTAGAAGATAATACCTACTCTCGATTCATTGGATTACTTTTGATGCTCTCATGGTAGTGTATGGCTGTATGCAATTAACTCTGAAATATTTTAAAGACAAGATTTGTGGATAATCTATCTTCCCGGAAGTGATGTGCTGGAGTGCTCTCTGGATAATCTATCTTCCCTGAAACCATTTATCAGCCATGCCTATTGCGGGACCATTCTGTAACATAAATTACTTCACATTGCACAAAATTTGAGAAAGATGCATTGTATGATGTCTGAAATTTATGGAACCTTTGAATTGTCAAAGGTACTCGATAAATATGATGGATACGAAAAACTGGCTTTAGCAAATATACATTTCCGCAGAAGCCGAAAACACATTCCTGTTTGTAAGTAAAATTATGGAAAGATTGCCGTGCAATTTTTTAGGTTAAATTTGTAAATTTGTTCTTTGCGGTTACAAGATTGACAAAAGAAAGTTCATTTTATTGCTACTACTTGGAGCTTGTAGGGGTCACCACTCACCACTGCAGGAATCCAAGTTATTTTCACTTTCCGCTGACTTTCTTGAGATGGAAGGCGGATTGCAAAAGTCTCCAAGACCAGGATATCCTGCAGAAATTCCTGATGCAAAATATCTTTCTGGACTAAGTACAATTCTGGTTGCTACAATCCAGGATGCAAAAGACAAGATTTCCCAGATAGAATACATCTTTTGCAGTCAACTTTTTCCTAATTTTCACTTGATAACTCAAAGCCTCCAGAAAATATATTCTGACGCGAGGGAAGCTGCAGAAGATATAtataaagaaaaggaaaaagacTTGCTACTTCAAATCAAGAAGCTCCAGTGTGAAAAACAGCAGGTTATGGAAGAAAAAGCTGTTGAATCGAATGAGTGGATACAAGTAATTAAAAATATGCAGACGGTTCTTGATTCAAAAGATTCCCAGATACTACGGCATGAGAACACAATTAAAGAGGTTgaagaaaaaaatatcattatCTCGAAAACGCAATTGCTTCTGGATGTTGAAACTCAGAAGTTGCAACTGGAGCTGGTGAAGAAGTCTGAGGAGGTTGATGAGGCAATGAAAGTGCTCAACAAGCTTcttcaaataaatcaatcaagtgCCTCTGTACAGAAAGGTATACAGTTGAAGGAGTATGAAGACAAGGCAAATGAATTCATTTCAGAACTTGAAAATAAGGGTTGGAGATTTGATCAGCTGCTGTCAGGACTTCAAGAAAAGACACGAGAAGTAGAGAGTGGGAAGAAATTGCAAGAAAACTTACTTAagaaaattgaatatcaagcCTCAGAGATATTAAATAACGAACAGCTAGTGAATAAGCATGTGAAAGAGAGTAGTCTTCTCATGTCCAAAATAGGGGGTTTGGTGAATTTTGTTGATGAACTGAAGAAAGaacttttgaagaaaaataatgatttggagGAGGAAAAAAAGGTGCAGGAACAGTTGCTCCTGCAGATTGATTCATTTGGTTTTCAAAGGGAAAAGAGAGAGATAGAATTGGAAGGATTTGAGAACGAGAGAAGATTGCTTCTGGATAAACAAAAAGTTCTAGAGGAAACAATAGATTCTCTTCAACaaattatttctaaaaaaagtAAGCCTTCTGTTGGAATGGAATTGCAAAGAGAGTTATTACAGCAGTTTGAGGCTAAAGATTCAGAATTACTGTCTGAAAAGAGGAAACACCAGGAGCTTATTTGTCGTTATAAGAAGCTGAAATCTCAGTACAACTATGCGTGCAAAAAATTTGATCTTACACCAGAAACTATGCTCTCCCACAACAAAATAGAAGATGATAGTGAAATATTCAGACATGATCAGAGTCCTGCAACTTCACGTGGTAAGTTCAATGTTTGTGCTTTTCTGGTGTGCAAGTTTACTCCTTCCAGCACACGGATTACATCAGTAGTTGATCAATATGAGGAGGTTTACTGTTTTTGATCCTCTATTGTTATGGTACCAATCTATGCATGTAAGATGTATTTGAATTTCTttctaaatataaaataaagttCTGATTTGTTATTATCAGCAATTCTAAATTTTTCAGATATTGAGAACAAGGCTTCAAAAGCGGTTGAAACTGCTATCGAAGTAACCAAACCACAGGAAGAACAAGAACTATTGTGGAACAACAAAGGAACCTTATTGATTGAAAGAACAAATCCAGCATCATCTACCACAAGCACTTCAGTTTCACCAAAATGCCCGATTGGTATAAAGTCACACCTTCCAAGTGCTGCAAAACGCCCTATCTCGTATTGGAGAGATACGAGGTCCCATCAGAGTCGTCTGGGGCCTGATCCACATGATGATTTCCTTGATACCCCACTGGAGAATGTGAAAGAAAATTGGGGAAAAGTAATAACGGGGGAAACACATAAATGTCCTAAACAGGATGTACAGAATAAGAAATTTAGTAACTCTGACAATGATGATGAAACACAGGACATGAATGTAGATCCTGAACCGCGAAGAAGACAAATGCCACCTTCAACTCGCGGAACTTCAGGTTTTAAGTACATAGAACCTGTAAGAAAAAAATCTGACAGGGAAAGCCTGAAAGGCATGGAATGCAAGCAATGCAAGAAGTTTTACGATGCTATTCTCCCTAATGGAAAAGAAAATGCCGATGGGAACTGGAAAAATATGCGCTGCGAACACCACAACGAAGTTTCAAGACATCGATACAGGTATGAACCTCCTTCGACTCCTGAAGGATTTTGGAATATCGGATTTGAATCTGAAATTTAAGTACATTTGCTTTTTAATATAGATGTAGCATCACTTGTCATAGCAATTGCAAATAAATCATTTGTATTATTTAATCAAGAAACTGGCAACCATTATAGAATTTGGAGGAAGAATTACTATATTTCATTGTTCCTACATCAGTTTGTTAATGTCAAGAAGCCTATATAATGCTCAGCTAGTTCTTAGAGTCGAAAAGCATTTAAGATCTTATTATTGTGAACTATTGATGGTGGATGTGGATCACTCAAAACAGGTTAGTTACACGGAATTATATTTAATGTTAAGGAACTTGACGATTTTCTGAATGTACAATCGTAATTAAGAACTATTTCTCGTTTTTGAAAAGTTTATATAAAGTCCTATATTACAACAAATATTATTTGTATTTCTTTTCTAGGAACTAATACTCAAATTATTTAGGAGGATCGTATAATTCTCTCCAAAATATTGCAAGTTTCCGACTTCTATCGTCAAACAAATGTCTCTTAGCATCAATAAAGAGACCATCTATGCTTTCCATAGTGATTCATTCTTCAATATATATATTGGCTTCTAATTCACATATACTTCATTTCAGCCGatccaaatatttttttttctctatctCTGATTTGAGTGTCAAATGGAGTTTATCATGAACATCACTATATTGTGTTTGCTTCTGATCATCAGCTATGATTGCCGGATCACCATTAGAGAAACATAATGAGttatgatatatataaatacacggTTACACACACAGTTACATGTCTCTATTgggataattttataatttcaaaaacaACACGTAACGTATATTTAAATAtgtcatttttcaaaaatagtTGCACAAAAAAATTACTCGTGTAAAAGTTACATGGTGGCATTTAACATTTTCATGTGGCGTCGTAAATTTTTGACATTTTCATACGTGAGAAATTATTAAACAGAAACAGATTTGTTACATtctcaagattttttttttttttttttgagatagtTACATTCTCAAGATTATCTGATGATTAAATTAGGTCTTTGCGTACGATATATAAAAATTTGCTTACTGCAAACATATAAGTAATATTGCACGGTTAGGAGATAATCTGATTTACTtactattttttaattattaaaggTTATGTATATCAAATGATGTTGCATTCTTCTTTTTCTCAAAAAACCAAGTTTAGATTTTTCTTTACAATTTAATTAGTTGATTTTACGCATGCAAATTATGGTTTATTTTTAGTTCTACGTATAAATAATTATTCCCGGTTGCTACTAGACAATATAGTATTTTGCCAGTATAATCACATGAAAATTCGATCGGAACCCTCTCAAGGTTCAAGCTGAAATTAAATTGAAAGATTTGTCATCAGATATTTCATTTACAATTATCTTTCATAACACCAAAAATAATCTTAAATAAGATATAACAAAATATTGCTGAAGTTTTGAACTTGACCTCAAATCCGGTCTaaataataaactaaaacaataataaattttcctaaaaaaaaaatgattaatttCTAAAATAGTTTTCtcgttttgattttttaaaatttttaaaacggACTGAAGAACAAGAAAGGCATATGAACTTGATAATCACTTTtgcttttacttaaaataaatatgaaTCCCATTCCCATGCAGAGCGACTCTCAACATTCCCTATTGCTTTTTTCCCATATAAAAAAGGTAGCTGAATTCAGAAGAACAGAATGTCCTCAAAAAAAGCAACAAAATCTTCATAACTTCTTTAGTATATAATACTTCATGCTGACTAAATAACTGGATATAGAAAACAAGAGAAGGTATAACACTAATATAACTTAATCGAATATCGATTCAATAAGTGAAACTGGCAATAATTCAGCAAATTAAGAACTATACACATGTGAGAATCATTGAAACTTACAAAAATCGAAGCAAAGTTACAAATGCTGTTCGAAAAATTTCGAGATGGTACTCAATCTGTAAACAAATTGAACAACAAATCCAAAACATTACTTTTTGGCTTTATCACATGGATTCATGCCACTTTTTATAACTTTAGCTCCGAGTATTATACCTTCCTCCATTTTTGTCCTGGAGCTACTTCTTCAGCaaaaaaattcttttctttACTTGTCAAGAAGACATATTTGTTCTTTGGGGTAATGCTTTTTATAACATGAATTGCTTTGCTTCCGAATTGAGTTAGCGGTTTCTTGAAGGAGCCTGTTACTTGTAATCGGAGAAAGAGCATGAAATTAGTGGTAGAAGTTATAGATGCACATGATCTTATTCCAAAAGATGGAGAAGGAtcatcaagtccatatgtagAAGTTGATTTCGAAAACCAAACTAGCCGAACCAAAACGATCCCAAAAAACCTCCACCCCATTTGGAACCAGAGaattttctttgattttgataaaaccaaaagCTACCACCACAAATTTATTGAAGTTTCTGTGTATAATGAGAAAAGACCAGTTCCAGGCAGAAGTTTTCTTGGAAGAGTCAGAATCCCTTGCTTAAATATTGTTAGGCAAGGTGAGGAAGTTTACCAAAGTTTCAAGTTGGAAAACAAGTCTTTTCTTTCATTTGTCAAAGGTGAAATTGGCCTCAAAATTTATACCTTACCTGTTTCAGAGACCACAAACCTTATAAATAACCCCCCTTGTTTTCCTCGTCCTCCAAGCCCGGCTTCCAACGATTCTTCCTCCGTCACAGAAAAAACAGAAGCCTGCAGCTGCTCTTCACTTGACTTAACTGACCTTAGTATCGATCATACAAAAACTGAGGTCACCAGCAAGGTTCTAACAGAGGAACCTAAGAAAGTTAGTGAAGAGAGCACTGAAATCAGACCAGCAACTACTGATTGGATTCAAAAGCATCAAGTTATGCAGCAGCCAGCTTTCTCATTGCGGAAAAGATCACCGAAAGAAGTCGAATCAACTATGCATCATCATCAAGTTAATCAACAAGCTCATCATCTTAGTCATGACGAAGATGAGTATGAGGTGAAAGAAGCAAATCCCAACCTCGGTGAGCGTTGGGCGGTTGGCGGATCATATGGTGGAAGAGGGTGGATGAGTGGTGAAAGAATGACAAACACATTTGATCTTGTTGAGCAGATGTTTTATCTTTATGTTAGAGTAGTTAAGGCCAAAGATCTTCCAGCTAGCTCCATTACTTCTAGCTGTGATCCTTACGTGGAAGTGAAACTTGGTAACTATAAAGGAAGAACAAAACATTTCGAAAAGAAGATGAATCCTGAATGGAACCAAGTATTCGCTTTCTCTAAGGAGAGGATTCAGTCATCGAGTTTGGAAGTTTTCGTGAAGGATAAAGAAATGGTGGGAAGAGATGATTATCTTGGAAGGGTGGTTTTCGATTTGAATGAGATCCCAACAAGGGTTCCACCTGATAGCCCTCTGGCTCCTCAATGGTATAGACTTGAGGACCGGCGCGGAGAAGGGAAAGTGAGGGGAGAGATCATGGTTGCTGTTTGGATGGGGACTCAAGCTGATGAAGCATTTACAGATTCTTGGCATGCTGATGCTGCATCTGTTTATGGAGAGGGAGTTTTCAACATCAGGTCCAAGGTATATGTTTCTCCAAAACTTTGGTACTTAAGACTGAATGTCATTGAAGCTCAGGACATCGTTCCAAACGACAGGAGTCGTCTCCCGGAGGTCTTCGTGAAAGTCCAGGTGGGTAGTCAAGTGCTCAAAACCGTGATATGCCCAGCTCGCACAGCGAATCCTATGTGGAACGAAGATTTAGTTTTCGTAGCCGCTGAGCCATTTGAAGAGCAGCTTCTTCTGACTGTGGAGGATCAGGTGCACTCTTCGAAAGACGACGTGTTGGGAAGATTAAGTTTTCCTCTCAGCACAGTTGAGAAGAGACTGGATCACCGACCTGTGCATTCTCGTTGGTTCAACCTCGAAAAGTTCGGGTTCGGTGCCATGGAATCAGATAGGAGGAATGAACTTAAATTTTCAAGCAGAATACACTTAAGGGTGTGCCTTGAAGGTGGATATCATGTGCTGGATGAATCAACTATGTGCATAAGTGATCAAAGGCCAACTGCGAAACAGCTTTGGAAGCCTCCCGTAGGAATACTTGAAGTAGGCATATTAAATGCACAAGGGCTTCTCCCAATGAAGATGAAGGATGGTAGGGGAAGCACAGATGCTTACTGCGTAGCCAAATATGGGCAAAAATGGGTTAGAACAAGGACCATTCTCAACAGTTTCAGCCCAAAATGGAACGAGCAATACACGTGGGAAGTCTACGATCCATGCACTGTCATAACATTGGGAGTCTTTGACAACTGCCACTTAGGAACTCATGAGAAGCCTGGTGCAGCACGCGACTCACGGATCGGGAAGGTTCGTATAAGATTATCCACCCTTGAAGCTCACCGTATCTACACAAGTTCCTACCCTCTTATTGTTTTACACCCTACTGGGGTCAAGAAAATGGGTGAACTCCAACTAGCAGTTAGATTCACCAGCCTCTCTTTATCCCACATGATATACATATACGGCCACCCTTTGCTCCCAAAAATGCATTACCTGCATCCCTTCACCGTAAAACAAGTCGAGAATTTGAGATACCAAGCCATGAATATCGTAGCCACGAGGCTTAGTCGTGCTGAACCGCCTCTCAGAAAGGAGGTAGTCGAGTACATGCTAGATGTCGATTCCCACATGTGGAGTATGAGAAGA
Proteins encoded:
- the LOC140879947 gene encoding protein gamma response 1 isoform X1 gives rise to the protein MEGGLQKSPRPGYPAEIPDAKYLSGLSTILVATIQDAKDKISQIEYIFCSQLFPNFHLITQSLQKIYSDAREAAEDIYKEKEKDLLLQIKKLQCEKQQVMEEKAVESNEWIQVIKNMQTVLDSKDSQILRHENTIKEVEEKNIIISKTQLLLDVETQKLQLELVKKSEEVDEAMKVLNKLLQINQSSASVQKGIQLKEYEDKANEFISELENKGWRFDQLLSGLQEKTREVESGKKLQENLLKKIEYQASEILNNEQLVNKHVKESSLLMSKIGGLVNFVDELKKELLKKNNDLEEEKKVQEQLLLQIDSFGFQREKREIELEGFENERRLLLDKQKVLEETIDSLQQIISKKSKPSVGMELQRELLQQFEAKDSELLSEKRKHQELICRYKKLKSQYNYACKKFDLTPETMLSHNKIEDDSEIFRHDQSPATSRAILNFSDIENKASKAVETAIEVTKPQEEQELLWNNKGTLLIERTNPASSTTSTSVSPKCPIGIKSHLPSAAKRPISYWRDTRSHQSRLGPDPHDDFLDTPLENVKENWGKVITGETHKCPKQDVQNKKFSNSDNDDETQDMNVDPEPRRRQMPPSTRGTSGFKYIEPVRKKSDRESLKGMECKQCKKFYDAILPNGKENADGNWKNMRCEHHNEVSRHRYRYEPPSTPEGFWNIGFESEI
- the LOC140879947 gene encoding protein gamma response 1 isoform X2; this encodes MEGGLQKSPRPGYPAEIPDAKYLSGLSTILVATIQDAKDKISQIEYIFCSQLFPNFHLITQSLQKIYSDAREAAEDIYKEKEKDLLLQIKKLQCEKQQVMEEKAVESNEWIQVIKNMQTVLDSKDSQILRHENTIKEVEEKNIIISKTQLLLDVETQKLQLELVKKSEEVDEAMKVLNKLLQINQSSASVQKGIQLKEYEDKANEFISELENKGWRFDQLLSGLQEKTREVESGKKLQENLLKKIEYQASEILNNEQLVNKHVKESSLLMSKIGGLVNFVDELKKELLKKNNDLEEEKKVQEQLLLQIDSFGFQREKREIELEGFENERRLLLDKQKVLEETIDSLQQIISKKSKPSVGMELQRELLQQFEAKDSELLSEKRKHQELICRYKKLKSQYNYACKKFDLTPETMLSHNKIEDDSEIFRHDQSPATSRDIENKASKAVETAIEVTKPQEEQELLWNNKGTLLIERTNPASSTTSTSVSPKCPIGIKSHLPSAAKRPISYWRDTRSHQSRLGPDPHDDFLDTPLENVKENWGKVITGETHKCPKQDVQNKKFSNSDNDDETQDMNVDPEPRRRQMPPSTRGTSGFKYIEPVRKKSDRESLKGMECKQCKKFYDAILPNGKENADGNWKNMRCEHHNEVSRHRYRYEPPSTPEGFWNIGFESEI
- the LOC140879946 gene encoding FT-interacting protein 1-like; the protein is MKLVVEVIDAHDLIPKDGEGSSSPYVEVDFENQTSRTKTIPKNLHPIWNQRIFFDFDKTKSYHHKFIEVSVYNEKRPVPGRSFLGRVRIPCLNIVRQGEEVYQSFKLENKSFLSFVKGEIGLKIYTLPVSETTNLINNPPCFPRPPSPASNDSSSVTEKTEACSCSSLDLTDLSIDHTKTEVTSKVLTEEPKKVSEESTEIRPATTDWIQKHQVMQQPAFSLRKRSPKEVESTMHHHQVNQQAHHLSHDEDEYEVKEANPNLGERWAVGGSYGGRGWMSGERMTNTFDLVEQMFYLYVRVVKAKDLPASSITSSCDPYVEVKLGNYKGRTKHFEKKMNPEWNQVFAFSKERIQSSSLEVFVKDKEMVGRDDYLGRVVFDLNEIPTRVPPDSPLAPQWYRLEDRRGEGKVRGEIMVAVWMGTQADEAFTDSWHADAASVYGEGVFNIRSKVYVSPKLWYLRLNVIEAQDIVPNDRSRLPEVFVKVQVGSQVLKTVICPARTANPMWNEDLVFVAAEPFEEQLLLTVEDQVHSSKDDVLGRLSFPLSTVEKRLDHRPVHSRWFNLEKFGFGAMESDRRNELKFSSRIHLRVCLEGGYHVLDESTMCISDQRPTAKQLWKPPVGILEVGILNAQGLLPMKMKDGRGSTDAYCVAKYGQKWVRTRTILNSFSPKWNEQYTWEVYDPCTVITLGVFDNCHLGTHEKPGAARDSRIGKVRIRLSTLEAHRIYTSSYPLIVLHPTGVKKMGELQLAVRFTSLSLSHMIYIYGHPLLPKMHYLHPFTVKQVENLRYQAMNIVATRLSRAEPPLRKEVVEYMLDVDSHMWSMRRSKANFFRVMALVSGIISANHWFGDVCQWKNPITSVLVHVLFLILIWYPGLILPTLFLYMFLIGIWNYRYRPKHPPHMDTKLSWAEAAYPDELDEEFDTFPTSRPQDAVRMRYDRLRSVAGRIQTVVGDVATQGERFQSLLSWRDPRATSLFIVFCLCAAVVLYVTPFRVVSLVSGLYVLRHPRFRSKLPSVPSNFFKRLAAQTDSML